A region from the Acyrthosiphon pisum isolate AL4f chromosome A1, pea_aphid_22Mar2018_4r6ur, whole genome shotgun sequence genome encodes:
- the LOC103308679 gene encoding esterase E4, with the protein MEEIFVILTLLFGFVFGADEVLQLNQGKLTGSSLKTRNGREFKAFQGIPYAKPPTGDLRFKDPVPADPWIGVLNATTEPQVCIQRNLFYYQQADILVGAEDCLYLNVYTPKIPKKGDRKLLPVMFWIAGGGYFSGSGGLSLYGPQYLLDKDIVLVTINYRLGILGFLSTENDDLPGNYGMKDQVLALQWVKKNIDKFGGNRRKVTLFGQSAGSASVGLHLLSKMSKGLFHKAIMESATPLNLWGVSPPGWAERRASAISTIAGCPEEPRQMIKCLKQVPAKVLVNLYNNLFEWRNYPIINFMPVAENCNRKKESFLCKYPLLDFKQISKVPVLMGMNSGEGGIFASRMYNATDLVYTELKDDFDHYVSSFLEYRYTTKYSDIPIIGDKIFQRYFPDGTLNDPLNAVKMISGGLFLHGIFKMAIELSRPVYYYIYDHLNYVSFNSVYGPYPFPKKLGVTHADEVTSLFYTTERGDLQGEDLSVSNLMVNIWTNFASANDMTIDGKVDGEKWPTFDTKKYEFVLINTSIPLIKEKPYVDEYEFWNSLPLLSGLNENRGTVKN; encoded by the exons ATGGAGGAGATATTTGTTATTCTTACGTTACTTTTCGGTTTCGTATTTGGTGCGGATGAAGTGTTACAATTAAATCAAGGAAAGTTGACTGGTAGCAGTTTGAAAACAAGAAATGGACGAGAATTCAAAGCGTTTCAGGGAATACCCTACGCCAAACCACCAACGGGAGATCTTAGGTTTAAG gaTCCAGTACCAGCAGATCCGTGGATAGGTGTTTTAAATGCTACTACCGAGCCACAAGTGTGTATTCAGAGGAACTTGTTTTATTATCAACAAGCAGATATCCTTGTCGGTGCAGAGGACTGTCTTTATCTCAATGTGTACACTCCAAaa atACCAAAAAAGGGTGATAGAAAATTACTTCCAGTCATGTTTTGGATTGCCGGTGGAGGTTATTTTTCTGGTTCGGGAGGTTTAAGTTTATATGGTCCTCAATATTTGTTAGACAAGGATATAGTTCTAGTTACCATAAATTATAGACTTGGAATTCtag gttttcTAAGTACTGAAAACGATGACTTGCCGGGTAATTATGGTATGAAAGACCAAGTCTTAGCACTACagtgggtaaaaaaaaatattgataaatttggTGGAAATCGAAGAAAAGTTACATTATTTGGACAAAGTGCAGGAAGTGCTTCCGTTGGTTTACATTTGTTATCAAAAATGAGCAAAG ggTTGTTTCACAAAGCAATAATGGAAAGTGCCACGCCATTAAACCTTTGGGGCGTATCCCCACCGGGGTGGGCCGAACGAAGAGCTTCTGCTATTTCAACTATTGCTGGATGCCCCGAAGAACCAAGACAGatgattaaatgtttaaaacaagttCCTGCCAAAGTTTTAGTGaacttatataacaatttattt GAGTGGAGAAATTAtccaataattaatttcatgcCTGTTGCTGAAAATtgtaatagaaaaaaagaatcgtttttatgtaaatatccTTTACTGGACtttaaacaaatatcaaaagttCCAGTTTTAATGGGAATGAACTCTGGAGAGGGGGGTATTTTTGCCTCTA GAATGTATAACGCAACTGATCTTGTATATACTGAATTGAAAGATGATTTTGATCATTACGTATCGTCATTTTTAGAGTATAGATATACGACAAAGTATTCAGATATTCCAATAATTGGCGACAAGATATTTCAACGATATTTCCCCGACGGTACTTTGAATGATCCATTGAATGCTGTCAAA atGATTTCTGGCGGTTTATTTTTACATGGTATCTTTAAAATGGCAATTGAGTTATCACGAccggtatattattacatatacgaTCATTTGAACTATGTATCGTTTAATTCGGTATATGGACCATAtccatttccaaaaaaattaggGGTAACGCACGCTGACGAAGTAACCAGTTTGTTTTATACAACTGAACGTGGTGACCTACAGGGAGAGGACCTCAGTGTATCAAATCTTATGGTGAACATATGGACAAATTTCGCATCTGCCAA CGACATGACCATTGACGGTAAAGTAGATGGAGAAAAATGGCCTAcatttgatacaaaaaaatatgaatttgttttGATCAATACAAGTATTCCTTTGATTAAGGAGAAACCATACGTTGACGAGTATGAGTTTTGGAATAGTTTGCCACTTTTATCTGGATTGAACGAAAACCGAGgaacagttaaaaattaa
- the LOC103308678 gene encoding kelch-like protein 3, which produces MSIGRQRLGVGILDDNIYAVGGDDNTTALNSVEVFDVVDQNWRMVTSMTDKRYDFGIGALNNRLYAVGGVNCDVLKSVEYYDSTLNTWTLVADMSKYRQGVAVGVMDGIMYAIGGYDGSIYLKSVECYRPSCGDGKWSFIPDMHLP; this is translated from the exons ATGTCAATTGGACGACAGCGATTAGGAGTTGGCATTTTAGATGACAACATCTATGCT gTTGGTGGCGATGATAATACCACTGCATTAAATAGTGTAGAGGTATTTGATGTCGTGGATCAAAATTGGAGAATGGTAACTAGTATGACAGATAAGAGATATGATTTTGGAATTGGTGCACTCAACAATCGTTTATATGCA GTTGGAGGTGTTAATTGTGATGTTTTGAAATCTGTGGAATATTATGATTCCACCCTTAACACGTGGACACTAGTTGCAGATATGTCAAAATATCGCCAAGGTGTTGCTGTAGGAGTCATGGACGGTATTATGTATGCTATTGGCGGCTATGATGGATCGATATATCTGAAAAGTGTAGAATGTTATAGACCAAGTTGTGGAGATGGAAAATGGTCTTTTATACCTGATATGCATTTACCTTAG